In one Tripterygium wilfordii isolate XIE 37 chromosome 22, ASM1340144v1, whole genome shotgun sequence genomic region, the following are encoded:
- the LOC119990745 gene encoding protein LIFEGUARD 2-like, which produces MWNHAYRKNDVEIGERPLYPMMLERPELRWSFIRKIYSILTIQLLVTIAVAAVVVSVRPISVFFATTGPGLALYIVLIITPFITLCPLYYYHQKHPVNYFLLGIFTISLAFAVGLTCAFTSGKVILESVILTTVVVVGLTLYTFWAAKRGYDFNFLGPFLFGSLLVLMVFAFIQILFPLGRLSIMIYGGLASIIFCGYIIYDTDNLIKRYTYDEYIWAAISLYLDIINLFLSLLTIFRAADA; this is translated from the exons ATGTGGAACCACGCGTACCGGAAAAATGATGTGGAGATCGGAGAAAGGCCTTTGTACCCGATGATGCTTGAAAGGCCCGAGCTCCGATGGTCGTTTATCAGGAAAATATACTCGATCTTGACGATCCAATTACTCGTCACGATTGCAGTCGCCGCCGTCGTCGTCTCCGTCCGGCCGATTTCGGTCTTCTTTGCTACTACTGGACCCGGTTTGGCGCTTTACATAGTCCTTATCATCACGCCTTTCATTA CGTTATGTCCATTGTACTATTATCACCAGAAACATCCGGTTAATTACTTCCTACTCGGGATTTTCACGATTTCGCTGGCATTTGCTGTTGGTTTGACTTGTGCTTTTACCAGTG GAAAGGTCATTTTGGAATCAGTAATCTTAACGACAGTTGTTGTCGTTGGTCTCACCCTGTACACATTCTGGGCAGCAAAGAGAGGCTATGATTTTAACTTCCTCGGCCCCTTCTTGTTTGGTTCTCTTTTGGTTCTTATGGTTTTTGCTTTCATACAG ATTCTCTTCCCATTGGGAAGGTTGTCCATTATGATATACGGGGGCTTAGCATCGATTATATTCTGTGGATACATCATCTATGACACAGACAACTTGATCAAGCGCTATACATATGATGAATACATTTGGGCTGCGATATCATTGTATCTGGATATCATCAATCTTTTCCTTTCCCTGCTTACGATCTTCAGAGCTGCTGATGCTTGA
- the LOC119991351 gene encoding serine/threonine-protein kinase Nek2-like — MEQYEILEQIGKGSFGSALLVRHKHEKKKYVLKKNRLARQTDRTRRLAHLERELISKVHNPFIVEYKESWVEKGCYVCIVIRYCEGGDMAAAIKRANGIHFPEEKLREWLVQLLMALDYLHKNHILHRDVKCSNIFLTKDQDIRLGDFGLAKMLTSDYLASSVVGTPSYMCPELLADIPYGSKSDIWSLGCCLYEMAAHAPAFKAFDIRALINKINKSIVAPLPSMYSGAFRGLVKSMLRKNPERRPSAAELLGHPHLQTYVLKIHLKLNSPRRNSYPAEWTDCNYITKTKIFEAEGNPIFYKRDKRHSFSNDRTLNPSISGTEEDSLCSTQRGLESPSYLNQKFAGLSVGLVHDEIGTEKPNAKKFPSVARTPKCTPVKFSTTPRRVGTPSKFPESHTPASRSSNLTRRVSLPFPSRTAALGTPYKSNAGLLRSTESSDISVNAPQIDKIAEFPWVSSEIPLHPISGISSTSVHCSSTPANADRSITKDKCTIKILDRAVSRSNFTDAGHGVARNGSEYSEHNPTAVVSSHSSSDSRLRRFDTSSHQQRAEALEGLLEFSAVLLQEERFEELGVLLKPFGPEKVSPRETAIWLAKSFKQTACS; from the exons ATGGAGCAGTATGAAATTCTGGAGCAGATTGGGAAGGGTTCATTTGGTTCTGCCTTGCTTGTGAGacataaacatgaaaagaagAA gtatgttttgaaaaaaaatcgtCTTGCTCGGCAAACGGATAGGACCCGCAGATTGGCCCACCTGGAG AGGGAGCTTATTTCAAAAGTACATAATCCATTTATAGTGGAGTACAAAGAGTCCTGGGTAGAAAAG GGTTGCTATGTGTGCATTGTCATACGATACTGTGAAGGAGGAGACAT GGCAGCAGCTATTAAAAGAGCCAATGGAATTCATTTTCCTGAAGAG AAACTTCGTGAGTGGCTAGTTCAACTCTTGATGGCACTTGACTACTTGCACAAAAACCATATTCTTCATCGGGATGTCAAG tgttcaaatatatttttgacaaaaGATCAAGACATACGGCTAG GTGATTTTGGTCTGGCCAAAATGCTCACTTCCGATTATCTAGCTTCCTCT GTTGTTGGAACTCCAAGTTATATGTGTCCCGAGCTTCTTGCTGATATACCATATGGTTCCAAGTCAGATATTTGGTCTTTAG GATGCTGCTTATATGAAATGGCTGCTCACGCGCCTGCATTTAAAGCCTTT GATATACGGGCACTgattaacaaaataaataagtctATTGTGGCTCCTCTTCCATCCATGTACTCTGGTGCATT TCGAGGACTTGTTAAAAGCATGTTGCGGAAAAATCCTGAACGTAGACCGAGC GCTGCGGAGTTGTTAGGCCATCCTCACCTTCAAACTTATGTGCTTAAGATTCATCTAAAGTTGAATAGCCCTAGAAGAAATTCTTATCCAGCTGAATGGACCGATTGTAACTACATCACGAAAACTAAAATCTTTGAGGCAGAAGGTAATCCCATCTTTTATAAGAGGGACAAAAGGCATTCATTCAGCAATGACCGGACTTTGAATCCAAGTATATCGGGAACTGAAGAGGACTCCTTGTGTTCCACACAAAGAGGGCTTGAATCTCCAAGTTACTTGAATCAGAAGTTTGCGGGATTATCTGTTGGCTTAGTACATGACGAGATTGGTACTGAAAAGCCAAATGCTAAAAAATTTCCAAGCGTTGCAAGAACCCCAAAATGTACACCAGTAAAATTTTCTACAACTCCAAGGAGGGTGGGCACGCCATCAAAG TTTCCAGAGTCACATACTCCTGCAAGCAGATCTTCCAACCTGACACGAAGGGTGTCTCTTCCATTTCCTTCAAGAACTGCAGCCTTAGGCACCCCATATAAATCCAACGCTGGCCTACTTCGCTCAACGGAGTCATCAGATATCTCTGTCAATGCCCCACAAATTGACAAGATTGCTGAATTCCCTTGGGTCTCTTCAGAAATCCCCCTTCATCCCATCAGTGGAATATCATCAACATCTGTGCACTGTTCTTCCACACCTGCTAATGCTGACCGCAGCATCACAAAGGACAAATGCACAATCAAGATTCTTGACAGAGCTGTTAGCAGGTCAAACTTTACTGATGCTGGTCATGGAGTAGCAAGAAATGGAAGTGAATACTCAGAGCATAATCCAACTGCAGTTGTTTCAAGTCATTCATCATCTGATTCACGACTGCGGCGGTTCGATACCTCATCTCACCAGCAACGTGCGGAAGCACTAGAAGGTTTGCTTGAATTCAGTGCGGTTCTCTTACAAGAAGAAAGATTTGAAGAGCTAGGGGTGTTGCTAAAGCCATTTGGTCCCGAGAAAGTTTCTCCTAGGGAAACTGCTATTTGGTTGGCCAAGAGCTTTAAGCAAACTGCTTGTAGCTGA
- the LOC119990741 gene encoding ETO1-like protein 1, translating into MRTLFLSESSKESQLSAFNPQSWLQVERENLWKESSHSSSSSSIESLIKVPDPPVQPVFKPIDYVDILAQIHEELESCSSLERSNLYLLQFQVFKGLGEVKLMQRSLRLAWQKASTVHEKLIFGAWLKYEKQREELIADLLATCGKCAQEFGPVDITSLLLVDISKGNHENALMEESPMSRNVLFKIGNEKVVCDRRRIACLSAPFHAMLYGCFSESLCDDIDLSENNISASGFRAISEFSMTGSLSDAHPTLFMEILVFANKFCCERLKDACDRKLASLVSSREDAVEIMEYAIEENAPVLSASCLQVFLHELPDCLNDDRVVEIFSHANRLQRSVMVDVASFSLYCLLSEVAMNLDPESDKTACFLERLVESAETNQQRILAFHQLGCVRLLRKEYDEAERLFEAALTAGHTYSVAGLARLGYIKGQKLWAYEKLSSVILTVNPLGWMFQERSLYCEGDKKWEDLGKATELDPTLTYPYMYRAASLMRNQNVQAALAEINRVLGFKLALECLELRFCFYLYLEDYQAALCDVQAILTLSPNYRMFEGRVAASQLRSLVREHVEHWTTADCWMQLYDRWSSVDDIGSLSVIYQMLESDAAKGVLYFRQSLLLLRLNCPEAAMRSLQLAREHEYSEHERLVYEGWILYDTGHCEEGLKKAEESIKITRSFEAFFLKAYALADSSQDPSCSSTVVSLLEDALKCPSDRLRKGQALNNLGSVYVDCGKLDLAANCYISALNIRHTRAHQGLARVHFLRNNKAAAYEEMTKLIDKARNNASAYEKRSEYCDRKLTKADLAMVTRLDPLRVYPYRYRAAVLMDSHKEKEAIAELSRAIAFKADLHLLHLRAAFHEHIGDVMGALRACRAALSVDPNHQEMLELHSRVNSHEP; encoded by the exons ATGAggactttatttctttctgagTCCTCTAAAGAATCACAGCTCAGTGCTTTTAATCCACAGTCCTGGCTCCAAGTTGAAAGAGAGAATCTTTGGAAAGAATCATCgcactcctcttcttcttcatccat AGAATCACTTATCAAGGTCCCTGATCCACCTGTGCAACCAGTCTTTAAGCCTATAGATTATGTTGATATTTTAGCTCAAATTCATGAAGAACTTGAGTCATGTTCTTCACTGGAGAGGTCAAATCTTTATTTGTTGCAATTTCAAGTGTTCAAGGGTCTTGGGGAAGTTAAACTGATGCAGAGAAGCCTCCGGTTAGCTTGGCAGAAGGCTAGCACTGTACATGAGAAGCTTATATTTGGGGCATGGTTAAAGTATGAGAAGCAAAGGGAAGAGCTCATTGCTGACTTGCTGGCTACTTGTGGGAAATGTGCCCAAGAGTTTGGGCCGGTAGATATTACTTCCCTACTTCTTGTTGATATAAGTAAGGGTAACCATGAGAATGCTTTGATGGAGGAGAGTCCAATGTCAAGAAATGTGCTTTTTAAAATTGGGAATGAAAAAGTGGTTTGCGATAGGAGGAGAATTGCTTGCCTTTCAGCCCCTTTTCATGCCATGCTTTATGGATGTTTTTCAGAATCACTTTGTGATGATATAGATTTGTCTGAGAACAACATTTCTGCTTCAGGCTTCAGAGCAATAAGCGAGTTCAGCATGACTGGTAGTTTGAGTGATGCCCATCCGACTCTTTTTATGGAAATATTGGTATTTGCGAATAAGTTCTGTTGTGAGAGGCTAAAGGATGCATGTGATAGGAAACTCGCTTCTTTAGTTTCCTCTAGAGAAGATGCTGTTGAAATCATGGAATATGCTATTGAAGAGAATGCTCCTGTCCTTTCTGCATCATGTTTGCAAGTTTTTTTGCATGAACTGCCTGATTGTTTGAATGATGATCGAGTGGTGGAGATATTTAGCCATGCTAATCGACTACAAAGATCAGTAATGGTTGACGTAGCATCATTTTCACTGTATTGTTTATTAAGTGAAGTAGCTATGAACCTTGATCCCGAGTCTGATAAAACAGCTTGTTTCTTGGAACGGTTGGTGGAGTCAGCTGAAACTAACCAGCAGAGGATACTGGCTTTTCATCAATTGGGATGTGTAAGGCTCTTGAGGAAAGAGTACGATGAAGCAGAAAGATTATTTGAGGCTGCTTTAACTGCAGGACATACATATTCTGTCGCAGGCTTGGCTAGACTGGGTTACATTAAGGGTCAAAAACTTTGGGCTTATGAGAAGCTCAGCTCTGTTATTTTAACTGTAAACCCTCTAGGGTGGATGTTCCAAGAGAGGTCCTTATATTGCGAAGGAGACAAAAAATGGGAAGACCTCGGGAAAGCTACTGAGTTAGACCCCACTCTTACTTACCCCTACATGTATCGTGCTGCTTCTTTAATGAGAAACCAAAATGTTCAAGCTGCACTGGCAGAAATCAACCGGGTCCTCGGGTTTAAACTTGCATTAGAATGCTTGGAGCTACGGTTTTGTTTCTATTTATATCTTGAGGACTACCAAGCAGCCCTCTGTGATGTTCAGGCAATTCTGACACTCTCACCAAACTATAGGATGTTTGAGGGGCGTGTGGCAGCATCCCAACTTCGTTCTCTTGTGCGTGAGCATGTTGAGCATTGGACAACGGCTGATTGTTGGATGCAATTGTATGACAGATGGTCTTCAGTTGATGACATTGGTTCTCTCTCAGTGATCTATCAGATGCTTGAGTCTGATGCAGCAAAAGGAGTTCTATACTTCCGACAGTCTTTACTTCTTCTTAG GTTGAACTGTCCTGAGGCAGCAATGCGAAGTTTACAATTAGCACGGGAACATGAATATAGTGAACATGAGCGTTTGGTTTATGAGGGATGGATCCTGTATGATACAGGCCATTGCGAAGAAGGGCTAAAGAAAGCGGAGGAATCTATCAAAATTACGAGATCCTTTGAGGCTTTCTTTCTTAAAGCTTATGCACTGGCTGACTCTAGCCAGGATCCATCTTGTTCTTCAACTGTTGTTTCACTGCTTGAAGATGCCTTGAAGTGCCCCTCTGACAGACTGCGCAAAGGTCAG GCACTTAACAACCTTGGAAGTGTCTACGTTGATTGTGGAAAGTTGGACTTGGCTGCCAATTGCTACATCAGCGCCCTTAATATCAGGCACACACGGGCACACCAGGGCCTTGCTCGGGTTCATTTCCTAAGGAACAATAAGGCCGCTGCATATGAAGAAATGACCAAACTGATTGACAAGGCACGAAACAATGCATCAGCTTACGAGAAGAGGTCTGAGTACTGTGATCGTAAACTCACGAAGGCAGATTTGGCAATGGTCACTCGATTAGATCCACTACGTGTATATCCTTACAGATATCGAGCTGCAG TGTTAATGGACAGTCACAAGGAGAAGGAAGCGATCGCAGAACTATCGAGGGCAATTGCATTTAAAGCAGACCTCCATCTCCTACACTTGCGAGCAGCTTTCCATGAGCACATAGGGGATGTCATGGGTGCCTTGAGAGCCTGTAGAGCTGCTCTTTCTGTTGATCCAAACCATCAAGAAATGTTGGAACTTCATAGCCGTGTAAACAGCCATGAACCCTAA
- the LOC119990744 gene encoding heat stress transcription factor A-7a-like: MYCPVTILQLNQDFLFNFQAMEQVNQVKEEYPGSSSSQSGDYSVTVPLPLPQPMEGLHDTGPPPFLTKTYDMVDDPSLDHTVSWSREGSSFVVWDPHSFSTHLLPRFFKHNNFSSFVRQLNTYGFRKIDPDKWEFANEGFLRGQRHLLRNLRRRKTSSNNPLSPQQLLGPCLEVGGFGIDGEVDRLKRDKRVLLMELVKLRQQQQSTRAYVRAMEDRLQKTEAKQRQMMTFLARAMQNPGFIHQLVQNKEKHKELEEAMTKKRRRPIDQGPSHQRTNPIKPEPVEFGDYGFEVSELEALALEMQGYGRARKDQEEEYEEELEPLETSGDYRELDQGFWEELLSGELDNIPGPEEGEDEDDINVLSARLGDLGSSPR; the protein is encoded by the exons ATGTACTGTCCCGTGACTATATTACAATTGAATCAGGATTTCCTGTTCAATTTTCAAGCAATGGAACAAGTTAATCAAGTGAAGGAAGAATACCCAGGATCAAGCTCCTCCCAATCCGGCGATTATTCGGTGACGGtgcctctgcctctgcctcaGCCAATGGAGGGCTTACATGACACGGGCCCACCGCCATTTCTGACAAAAACTTATGACATGGTCGATGACCCTAGTCTCGATCACACAGTCTCTTGGAGCAGAGAAGGTAGCAGTTTTGTTGTGTGGGATCCTCACTCCTTCTCTACTCATCTTCTTCCCAGATTCTTTAAGCATAATAACTTCTCAAGCTTTGTAAGGCAACTCAACACATAT GGATTTAGAAAGATTGATCCTGATAAATGGGAATTTGCCAATGAAGGGTTTTTGAGAGGCCAAAGGCATCTTCTGAGGAATctaaggagaagaaaaacatctTCTAATAATCCACTCTCTCCACAGCAACTTCTGGGTCCTTGTCTTGAGGTTGGGGGTTTTGGAATCGATGGAGAAGTGGATCGATTGAAGCGAGACAAACGGGTTTTATTGATGGAACTAGTGAAGCTCAGGCAGCAACAGCAGAGTACAAGGGCATATGTTCGAGCCATGGAGGACAGACTACAAAAGACAGAAGCGAAACAGCGACAAATGATGACTTTCTTGGCAAGAGCAATGCAGAATCCAGGTTTTATTCATCAATTAGTCCAAAACAAAGAGAAACATAAAGAGCTTGAAGAAGCTATGACTAAGAAGAGAAGAAGGCCAATTGATCAAGGACCCAGTCATCAAAGGACAAACCCCATCAAGCCCGAGCCTGTAGAGTTTGGAGATTATGGTTTTGAGGTGTCTGAATTGGAAGCACTTGCATTGGAAATGCAAGGATATGGAAGGGCAAGAAAGGATCAGGAGGAAGAATATGAAGAAGAGTTGGAGCCACTGGAGACTAGTGGAGATTATAGGGAACTTGATCAAGGGTTTTGGGAGGAATTATTGAGTGGAGAATTGGATAATATTCCGGGACCTGAGGAaggtgaagatgaagatgatatcAATGTCTTGTCTGCTCGATTAGGCGATCTGGGTTCGAGTCCAAGATAG
- the LOC119990743 gene encoding uncharacterized protein LOC119990743, whose amino-acid sequence MEMEETETEAEILELYELRYSDLMLLAATSVTSSTPPEELERVEAMRRTMMETLGHGGPGLLSVTGFPSASRLRRKLLPLARKLALLDFEDRKRILKKHNLGSDVPLKNPDRKVSSFAMQLRYAEPLESTQSKPAKEADPCLRPVHDRLDIVDNLREHQDDDDFRNLGDTFMELGSCFMELGLCIARACDKAIGGHELEKSLLDSGTAKGRLIHYHSILDSINLKQADRRRRRGSTKKQVNRRRDNGDEHSEVRDCDIQSNLWQQWHHDYGIFTVLTDPMFLLHEENKFSMACDRECSSPSGHTYLQIFNPAKNNVLMVKTSPGSFIIQVGESADIISKGKLRSTLHCVCQPSKLENVSRETFVVFLQPAWSKTFFISDYPIEHCQLEGDHPDKDDLLAQEISKMIPSLTSRLKDGMTFAEFSRETTKQYYGGTGLQSNR is encoded by the exons atggagatggaagaAACTGAAACCGAAGCCGAAATCCTAGAACTTTATGAGCTCCGGTATTCAGATTTGATGCTGTTAGCTGCAACTTCTGTAACGTCTTCTACACCGCCGGAGGAGCTGGAGAGGGTGGAAGCAATGAGGCGCACCATGATGGAAACCCTAGGCCATGGAGGCCCCGGTCTTCTGTCTGTAACTGGCTTCCCTAGTGCCTCTCGTCTTCGCAGGAAGCTCCTCCCACTGGCTCGCAAGCTCGCGCTTCTAGACTTCGAAGACCGCAAACGTATTCTCAAG AAGCATAACTTGGGGAGCGACGTTCCTTTGAAGAATCCGGACAGAAAGGTGTCTTCTTTTGCAATGCAGCTTAGATACGCTGAACCTCTCGAATCAACTCAAAGTAAACCCGCTAAAGAAGCAGATCCGTGTTTGAGGCCAGTACATGATCGTTTGGATATTGTGGACAATTTGAGAGAACATCAAGATGATGATGACTTTAGAAATCTTGGTGACACTTTTATGGAGCTTGGGTCTTGTTTTATGGAGCTGGGGCTTTGCATTGCTAGAGCATGTGATAAGGCCATTGGTGGGCATGAACTCGAGAAGAGCCTGCTGGATTCAGGGACGGCAAAGGGCCGCCTTATACATTATCATTCAATTCTAGATAGCATTAATTTAAAACAAGctgacagaagaagaagaagaggatccaCCAAAAAACAGGTTAATCGTAGAAGGGACAATGGTGACGAACACTCTGAAGTTAGGGATTGTGATATTCAATCTAATCTATGGCAGCAGTGGCATCACGACTACGGTATTTTCACTGTCTTGACAGATCCCATGTTTCTTCTACATGAGGAGAATAAATTTTCAATGGCTTGTGATCGAGAGTGTTCTTCCCCAAGTGGGCATACATATTTGCAAATTTTTAATCCTGCCAAGAATAATGTTCTCATGGTGAAGACTTCTCCCGGGAGTTTTATCATCCAAGTTGGAGAATCAGCTGATATCATATCGAAAGGGAAGCTTCGTTCGACCCTTCATTGCGTATGCCAACCATCAAAGTTGGAGAATGTGAGTAGAGAAACTTTTGTAGTGTTCCTCCAGCCTGCGTGGAGCAAAACTTTCTTCATCTCAGATTATCCTATTGAACACTGTCAATTAGAAGGAGACCATCCTGATAAGGACGACCTTTTAGCACAAGAAATTTCTAAAATGATTCCATCACTTACTTCTCGGTTGAAAGATGGGATGACATTCGCTGAATTCTCGCGTGAAACTACCAAGCAGTACTATGGTGGCACGGGTTTACAATCCAACAGATAG